A single window of Nicotiana sylvestris chromosome 5, ASM39365v2, whole genome shotgun sequence DNA harbors:
- the LOC104225486 gene encoding probable E3 ubiquitin-protein ligase RHC2A, translated as MSMSSNYWCYRCNRFITVRNQDSITCPNCNSGFVEEVVETPNRSSLSASRRRRFPAVASDSSPTLQRSRRNGGDRSPFNPVIVLRSPSRGGGTGGGDGGGGTAGAFELYYGDGSGSGLRPLPASMSEFLLGSGFDRLLDQLAQIDVGRIENPPASKAAIESMPTIEIVPSHVDVESHCAVCMESFELGSEAREMPCKHLYHSDCILPWLSLRNSCPVCRQELPTESGGDSNEQNRNVGNDDEAVGLTIWRLPGGGFAVGRFGRRVGGERELPVVYTEMDGGFNSNGVPRRISWGSGGGRVSQQNGGLRRLFCSFFSCFGGAASSSSETSGSDSRINHNTSGSLSSVFISTSRRRRDWDFETNTEA; from the coding sequence ATGTCGATGTCGTCGAATTATTGGTGCTATAGATGCAATAGATTTATTACAGTACGGAACCAAGATTCAATCACATGCCCCAACTGCAACAGTGGGTTCGTCGAAGAAGTGGTCGAGACTCCCAACAGATCCTCACTGTCCGCTTCTCGACGGCGTCGTTTTCCTGCAGTGGCTTCTGATTCAAGTCCAACTCTTCAGAGGAGCAGGAGAAACGGTGGTGATAGGTCACCCTTTAACCCTGTCATCGTCCTCAGAAGTCCTTCCCGTGGCGGTGGTACAGGCGGTGGTGATGGTGGTGGAGGGACTGCAGGAGCATTTGAGCTGTATTACGGAGATGGATCTGGGTCGGGTTTGAGGCCCTTGCCCGCAAGTATGTCGGAGTTTCTACTTGGATCGGGCTTCGATAGGCTTCTGGATCAGTTAGCACAGATTGATGTTGGAAGAATTGAAAATCCACCAGCTTCGAAAGCTGCAATCGAGTCAATGCCAACCATTGAGATTGTCCCTTCACATGTGGATGTAGAATCTCACTGTGCTGTTTGTATGGAGTCCTTCGAGCTGGGATCTGAGGCTCGCGAAATGCCCTGTAAGCATTTATATCATTCCGATTGTATTCTACCATGGCTGTCGCTGCGGAATTCTTGCCCTGTATGTAGACAGGAATTGCCCACCGAGAGTGGTGGAGATTCAAATGAGCAAAATAGAAATGTAGGAAATGATGATGAAGCAGTTGGTTTAACAATATGGAGATTGCCAGGAGGTGGATTTGCGGTTGGGAGGTTTGGGAGGAGGGTGGGTGGGGAACGAGAGCTGCCTGTTGTATATACAGAGATGGATGGAGGGTTCAATAGCAATGGGGTTCCAAGAAGGATTTCATGGGGTTCTGGAGGAGGGAGAGTGTCGCAGCAAAATGGGGGTTTGAGGAGACTATTTTGCAGTTTCTTTTCGTGTTTTGGGGGGGCTGCTTCATCCAGCTCCGAGACCTCTGGTTCAGATTCTAGGATAAATCATAACACAAGTGGTTCATTGTCATCTGTTTTCATCTCTACATCAAGAAGGCGTAGGGACTGGGATTTTGAAACTAACACTGAAGCTTGA